A genomic segment from Streptomyces sp. NBC_00654 encodes:
- a CDS encoding ferritin-like protein, giving the protein MTTTALNYESNRIAELMEVPTEAHDEQWLKESLQQAIMLELATLPPYLCGLWSIKDPGESADAFATIQEIVFDEMSHMGLVCNMLTTIGGTPRLADEKLVPKYPGSLPGGVRPELSVSLSGLTKQSLDMYSQIERPDEPIVEARESHTSIGAFYTAILEAFRNHQDLITGTRQVTRNMSAHGKGNDVVALTSFDDVEKAVTTIKEQGEGTAASPDNPFPGGPGELAHFYSFREIFHGRHLIQVSENPKKYEFQGAVIPMPQAFPMGTVPKGGWALGPLAVPDEVRRLLDTFNHHYSSMLRFIEQAWQAETPAAAAQLLNKAVGQMFQLQAPAQELMRIPLPDNSGSTYGPEFRYVEAEA; this is encoded by the coding sequence ATGACCACGACAGCTCTCAACTACGAAAGCAACAGAATCGCCGAACTCATGGAGGTACCCACCGAGGCGCACGACGAGCAGTGGCTCAAGGAATCGTTGCAGCAGGCCATCATGCTTGAACTCGCCACACTTCCGCCTTATTTGTGCGGCCTCTGGTCGATCAAGGATCCGGGCGAGAGTGCCGACGCCTTCGCGACGATTCAGGAGATCGTCTTCGACGAGATGTCCCACATGGGACTGGTCTGCAACATGCTCACCACCATCGGCGGAACCCCGCGTCTCGCCGACGAGAAACTGGTGCCGAAATATCCCGGCTCGCTTCCCGGCGGCGTGCGCCCCGAGCTGTCCGTTTCCCTCTCCGGGCTGACCAAGCAATCGCTGGACATGTACTCGCAGATCGAGAGGCCGGATGAGCCCATCGTCGAGGCCAGGGAGAGCCATACGTCGATCGGAGCTTTCTACACAGCGATTCTGGAAGCATTTCGGAATCATCAGGATCTGATCACGGGCACTCGACAGGTCACCAGGAACATGTCGGCCCACGGAAAAGGGAACGACGTCGTCGCGCTCACCTCGTTCGACGATGTCGAGAAAGCCGTCACGACGATCAAGGAGCAGGGTGAGGGAACTGCCGCCTCGCCGGACAACCCATTCCCCGGCGGGCCCGGAGAACTGGCCCACTTCTACTCCTTCCGGGAGATCTTTCACGGTCGCCATCTGATCCAGGTGTCGGAGAACCCGAAGAAATACGAATTCCAGGGCGCCGTGATCCCCATGCCGCAGGCCTTCCCCATGGGAACGGTCCCGAAGGGCGGCTGGGCTCTGGGCCCGCTGGCGGTTCCCGACGAGGTGCGCCGGCTCCTCGACACGTTCAATCACCACTACAGTTCGATGCTGCGGTTCATCGAACAGGCCTGGCAGGCGGAGACGCCGGCCGCGGCCGCGCAATTGCTGAACAAGGCGGTCGGACAGATGTTCCAGCTCCAGG
- a CDS encoding tyrosinase family protein, protein MAVVRRNILTDTAVRDAYLDGVNLLKREHSTFTTADLGIDGNPAPVRTYDLFVIWHVRAMRTAVPPAGDANVRNAAHMGPIFLPWHRVMLGLLEANIQRILGDPSFGLPYWDWSADGALDRPENAALWQPDCLGGTGMPVTDGPFAFRPADPDSFRVRIATSQNLALIQTDRGLRRALGDSTASLPTVDDVAMAFNTTPPVGDPNLASYDFDPWDATSVGFRNCLEGFEPYGLHNEVHVWIGRDMGLASSPNDPVFFLHHCNVDRIWEGWMGRNGRNYLPDMSAPPTLEGHRIDDPIISPLGAGATPRAVLDPTSIYTYDVVP, encoded by the coding sequence ATGGCGGTCGTACGCAGGAACATCCTCACCGACACGGCCGTGCGGGACGCCTACCTCGACGGCGTCAACCTGCTCAAGCGTGAGCACTCCACATTCACCACCGCCGATCTCGGCATCGACGGCAACCCGGCCCCGGTACGCACCTACGACCTGTTCGTGATCTGGCACGTCCGGGCCATGCGCACGGCCGTCCCTCCGGCGGGCGACGCCAACGTACGCAACGCCGCGCACATGGGCCCGATCTTCCTCCCCTGGCACCGGGTGATGCTCGGGCTGCTGGAGGCCAACATCCAGCGGATCCTGGGCGATCCGAGCTTCGGACTGCCCTACTGGGACTGGTCGGCGGACGGCGCACTGGACCGGCCCGAGAACGCCGCGCTCTGGCAGCCCGACTGCCTGGGCGGAACCGGAATGCCGGTCACCGACGGTCCGTTCGCCTTCCGGCCGGCCGACCCGGACAGCTTCCGCGTCCGGATCGCCACCAGCCAGAACCTGGCACTCATCCAGACCGACCGGGGCCTGAGACGGGCGCTCGGCGACAGTACGGCTTCGCTGCCCACGGTCGACGACGTGGCGATGGCCTTCAACACGACGCCACCGGTGGGCGACCCGAATCTGGCCTCCTACGACTTCGACCCGTGGGATGCCACCTCGGTGGGCTTCCGCAACTGCCTGGAAGGATTCGAGCCCTACGGCCTGCACAACGAGGTGCACGTGTGGATCGGCCGGGACATGGGCCTCGCTTCCTCCCCCAATGACCCGGTGTTCTTCCTGCACCACTGCAACGTGGACAGGATCTGGGAGGGATGGATGGGCCGCAACGGGCGGAACTACCTGCCCGACATGTCCGCGCCGCCCACCCTGGAGGGTCATCGCATCGACGATCCGATCATTTCCCCGCTCGGTGCGGGGGCGACCCCCAGGGCTGTCCTGGACCCGACGAGCATATACACGTACGACGTCGTGCCCTGA
- a CDS encoding glycosyltransferase, which produces MAALQLTVVVPCFNEAEAIETFHAALLAALDPLGGNLEICYVDDGSTDGTRLLLGGLAALDTRVRYTAFSRNFGKEAAMLAGLRMSRGSAVVLMDADLQHPPELIPRMLELHRHGYDQVIPRRDRTGEGVLRNALSHTYYALVRHCMDVEVIDGSGDFRLLSRRAVNSVLSLPESNRFSKGIFSWIGFETVSFRYRNRERAAGQSKWGSRRLLNYGIDGLLSFNNRPLRLAIYTGFWVFVSALVYALWTVVNVLLNGAETPGYATLLTAVVALSGIQLVTLGVIGEYVGRIYHEAKHRPPYVVRETDETCPSLPGEPEPVATGELSDIAADRSRTIRQFASFVLIGCVNTAVYLAVYYVLNQWMPYLAAHAVGFTVSFVGSFLLNSYITVGTKPTWRGFVRYPLSSVINLVVSGALLHLAVSGLGVDKNLAALAAGVLVTPFSFLLARWAITSGRGAPAPPDRPDDNRAEPSVIKSDSH; this is translated from the coding sequence ATGGCTGCCCTTCAGCTGACGGTCGTGGTGCCCTGCTTCAACGAGGCCGAAGCGATCGAGACCTTTCACGCCGCGTTGCTCGCCGCGCTCGATCCCCTGGGCGGCAACCTGGAAATCTGCTATGTGGACGACGGCAGTACCGACGGGACACGGCTGCTGCTGGGTGGCCTCGCGGCACTCGACACGCGTGTCCGGTACACCGCCTTCAGCCGGAATTTCGGCAAGGAGGCAGCCATGCTCGCCGGGCTCCGAATGTCCAGGGGCTCCGCGGTCGTCCTGATGGACGCCGACCTCCAGCATCCGCCCGAACTCATTCCCCGCATGCTGGAACTGCACCGGCACGGCTACGACCAGGTGATTCCCCGGCGTGACCGGACCGGCGAGGGGGTGCTGCGCAACGCGCTCAGCCACACCTACTACGCGCTGGTCCGCCACTGCATGGACGTGGAGGTCATCGACGGCTCCGGAGACTTCCGACTGCTGTCACGACGGGCGGTGAACAGTGTGCTGTCGCTCCCGGAGAGCAATCGGTTCTCGAAGGGGATCTTCTCCTGGATCGGCTTCGAAACGGTCAGCTTCCGGTACCGGAACCGGGAGCGCGCGGCCGGGCAGTCGAAATGGGGAAGCAGAAGACTGCTGAACTACGGAATCGACGGACTGCTGTCCTTCAACAACCGTCCACTGCGCCTGGCCATCTACACCGGATTCTGGGTCTTCGTCTCGGCGCTCGTCTATGCCTTGTGGACCGTTGTGAATGTGCTGCTGAACGGCGCGGAGACCCCCGGTTACGCCACTCTCCTCACCGCGGTCGTGGCGCTCAGCGGAATTCAGCTGGTCACGCTCGGAGTCATCGGGGAATACGTCGGGCGCATCTACCACGAGGCGAAACACCGCCCGCCCTATGTCGTACGGGAGACCGACGAAACATGTCCTTCGCTGCCGGGAGAGCCAGAACCGGTCGCCACGGGCGAGCTGAGCGACATCGCGGCCGACCGGTCGCGCACGATACGGCAGTTCGCCTCCTTCGTACTGATCGGCTGCGTGAACACGGCGGTGTATCTGGCCGTCTATTACGTGCTGAACCAATGGATGCCGTATCTGGCCGCCCATGCGGTGGGATTCACGGTCAGCTTCGTCGGCTCATTCCTGCTCAACTCCTACATCACGGTCGGGACGAAGCCCACCTGGCGGGGGTTCGTGCGGTATCCCCTGTCGAGCGTCATCAACCTCGTGGTGTCGGGCGCTCTGCTGCATCTGGCGGTCAGCGGTCTGGGCGTGGACAAGAACCTCGCCGCCCTGGCCGCCGGCGTACTCGTCACCCCGTTCTCCTTCCTGCTGGCCCGGTGGGCGATCACCTCGGGCCGGGGCGCTCCCGCACCGCCCGACCGGCCCGACGACAACCGGGCCGAGCCGTCGGTGATCAAGTCGGACAGCCACTGA
- a CDS encoding DUF6056 family protein, with amino-acid sequence MVGSVPGTAVPEQPDEKGRSDGKGPPGGKRRSDRRTQQAGKGAPSDERARRSGTRPRADLWVPALALVPLGLLAAASWSGRWVRPGADDWCFLPVVRDEGVSGIVGKFYLDDNGRIANGLLVGAYAKFGVAGHQWYALAGGVLMLGILWAVAAAALRRAGLTVPRGTALLIASMVTALFLFVTTNTYKTFYWPAASVSHTLPPVLACAATIPLLRARSRTGRTMALACVTLMGLVIGTLSEETTVVVAVVLFAGLLIGHRILPAHARTYGWAWCAAGIAGTGIGALILLTSPGSRARRERYGAQNADLLAPESLIASLRGFGEIVVTVATTWQYVGAVAAGLLLGLVARRADGAPPRPPAHWPLLAVTGTLALLVSGYLCTVITYPAFGERVATANRLWNDYLLLYVALLVGAGLLLGQAARRPVRHTGPAKAVCAVLCVLVCVGPAVSLMRLDTHMRARAQRWDHQDRWLRERAAAGAEVLPYKAVTVSGMLEPFGRQGRDTWPAGCVADYYRLERVTYSTELP; translated from the coding sequence ATGGTTGGCAGCGTCCCGGGAACCGCCGTTCCGGAACAGCCGGACGAAAAGGGACGGTCCGACGGGAAGGGACCGCCCGGCGGGAAGAGACGGTCCGACAGGAGGACGCAGCAGGCCGGGAAGGGCGCGCCGTCGGACGAACGGGCCCGGCGATCGGGGACGCGGCCCCGGGCGGATCTCTGGGTACCGGCCCTCGCGCTCGTACCGCTCGGTCTGCTCGCCGCCGCATCCTGGTCCGGGCGCTGGGTCCGCCCCGGCGCCGACGACTGGTGCTTCCTGCCGGTCGTACGGGACGAGGGCGTCTCCGGCATCGTCGGCAAGTTCTACCTCGACGACAACGGACGGATCGCGAACGGGCTGCTGGTCGGCGCCTACGCGAAGTTCGGCGTCGCCGGGCACCAGTGGTACGCCCTGGCCGGCGGCGTACTGATGCTGGGCATTCTGTGGGCGGTGGCCGCCGCGGCGCTGCGCAGAGCGGGACTGACCGTGCCCCGCGGTACAGCGCTCCTGATCGCGTCCATGGTCACCGCGCTCTTCCTGTTCGTGACGACCAACACCTACAAGACGTTCTACTGGCCCGCCGCCTCGGTGTCGCACACCCTGCCCCCCGTGCTCGCCTGCGCCGCGACGATTCCGCTCCTGCGGGCCCGCTCACGCACGGGCAGGACCATGGCCCTGGCCTGCGTCACGCTCATGGGCCTGGTCATCGGCACCCTGTCGGAGGAGACCACGGTCGTCGTCGCGGTCGTTCTGTTCGCCGGTCTGCTGATCGGCCACCGGATCCTCCCCGCACACGCCCGGACCTACGGGTGGGCGTGGTGCGCGGCGGGCATCGCGGGGACGGGCATCGGGGCCCTGATCCTGCTCACCTCACCGGGCTCCCGGGCCCGGCGCGAGCGGTACGGCGCGCAGAACGCGGACCTGCTCGCCCCCGAATCGCTCATCGCGTCGCTGCGCGGGTTCGGCGAGATCGTCGTCACGGTGGCCACGACGTGGCAGTACGTCGGGGCGGTCGCGGCGGGACTCCTGCTGGGCCTGGTCGCCCGGCGTGCGGACGGCGCCCCGCCCCGCCCGCCCGCGCACTGGCCCCTGCTCGCCGTCACCGGCACGCTCGCGCTGCTCGTGTCCGGATACCTCTGTACCGTCATCACCTACCCGGCGTTCGGTGAGCGCGTCGCGACCGCCAATCGGCTCTGGAACGACTACCTGTTGCTGTACGTCGCGCTGCTCGTCGGCGCGGGCCTGCTCCTCGGGCAGGCCGCGCGGCGGCCCGTCCGGCACACGGGCCCGGCCAAGGCCGTCTGCGCCGTGCTCTGCGTCCTGGTGTGCGTCGGCCCGGCCGTCTCGCTCATGCGCCTCGACACCCATATGCGGGCACGGGCCCAGCGGTGGGACCACCAGGACCGATGGCTGCGGGAACGGGCGGCGGCCGGCGCCGAGGTCCTCCCGTACAAGGCGGTCACGGTCAGCGGGATGCTGGAGCCGTTCGGCCGGCAGGGACGTGACACCTGGCCGGCCGGTTGCGTGGCCGACTACTACCGCCTCGAACGCGTCACCTACTCGACCGAGCTTCCCTGA
- the sodN gene encoding superoxide dismutase, Ni, translated as MLSRLFAPKVKVSAHCDLPCGVYDPAQARIEAESVKAVQEKYQANEDADFRTRAVLIKEQRAELAKHHVSVLWSDYFKPPHFEKYPELHQLVNDTLKALSAAKGSNDPATGQKALDLIAQIDKIFWETKQA; from the coding sequence ATGCTTTCCCGCCTGTTTGCCCCCAAGGTGAAGGTCAGCGCCCACTGCGACCTGCCCTGCGGTGTGTACGACCCGGCCCAGGCCCGCATCGAGGCGGAGTCTGTCAAGGCCGTTCAGGAGAAGTACCAGGCCAACGAGGACGCGGACTTCCGCACCCGCGCCGTCCTGATCAAGGAACAGCGCGCGGAGCTCGCGAAGCACCACGTCTCGGTGCTCTGGAGCGACTACTTCAAGCCCCCGCACTTCGAGAAGTACCCGGAGCTGCACCAGCTGGTCAACGACACCCTGAAGGCGCTCTCCGCGGCCAAGGGCTCGAACGACCCGGCGACCGGCCAGAAGGCTCTGGACCTGATCGCCCAGATCGACAAGATCTTCTGGGAGACCAAGCAGGCTTGA
- the sodX gene encoding nickel-type superoxide dismutase maturation protease, whose translation MQELTEEPWRGRAARVPFQVVEVTGPSMVPTLYHGDLLLVRYGAPVRPGDVVILRHPFQQDLLVVKRAVERRAGGWWVRGDNTFAGGDSTDYGTVPEELVLARVQVRYRPLKKGQRSVLGVLGWAFSALRPVSAARSASRRLRAR comes from the coding sequence ATGCAGGAGCTGACAGAGGAGCCCTGGCGCGGGCGCGCCGCGCGGGTGCCGTTCCAGGTCGTGGAGGTGACGGGGCCGTCGATGGTGCCCACGCTCTACCACGGTGATCTGCTGCTCGTGAGGTACGGGGCGCCGGTGCGGCCGGGGGACGTGGTGATCCTGCGCCATCCGTTCCAGCAGGATCTGCTGGTGGTGAAGCGGGCCGTCGAGCGCCGGGCGGGCGGCTGGTGGGTGCGGGGCGACAACACGTTCGCGGGCGGGGACAGCACGGACTACGGGACCGTGCCCGAGGAGCTCGTGCTGGCCCGGGTCCAGGTCCGCTACCGGCCGTTGAAGAAGGGTCAGCGGTCCGTGCTCGGCGTGCTCGGCTGGGCCTTCTCCGCGCTGCGGCCGGTCTCGGCGGCGCGCTCCGCCTCCAGGCGCTTGCGGGCCCGGTAG
- a CDS encoding CGNR zinc finger domain-containing protein translates to MELAYYSDYAVRLVNTEEPARNKDILTTVEAVRDLFGANGQAARRATDADVTRFRSVRGRLRAVFEAADLDDETLAVDLLNSLLLEFPVSPQISGHDTRDEDGKPDWHMHLADHPSNATAGYAAIAAMGLAFHLTSHGVDRLGLCEAAPCRNAYLDTSTNRSRRYCSDRCATRANVAAYRARKRLEAERAAETGRSAEKAQPSTPSTDR, encoded by the coding sequence GTGGAACTGGCCTATTACTCGGACTATGCCGTGCGCCTGGTCAACACCGAGGAGCCGGCCCGTAACAAGGACATCCTCACCACGGTCGAAGCCGTCCGGGACCTGTTCGGCGCCAACGGCCAGGCGGCCCGCCGTGCGACCGACGCGGATGTGACCCGCTTCCGGTCCGTACGGGGACGGCTGCGTGCGGTCTTCGAGGCGGCCGACCTCGACGACGAGACGCTCGCGGTCGACCTGCTCAACTCCCTGCTGCTGGAGTTCCCCGTGAGCCCGCAGATCTCCGGCCATGACACCCGGGACGAGGACGGCAAGCCGGACTGGCACATGCATCTGGCCGACCACCCCTCGAACGCGACCGCCGGGTACGCCGCCATCGCGGCGATGGGCCTCGCCTTCCACCTCACCTCGCACGGGGTGGACCGGCTCGGCCTGTGCGAGGCCGCGCCCTGCCGCAACGCGTACCTCGACACCTCGACCAACCGGTCCCGGCGCTACTGCTCGGACCGCTGCGCGACCCGGGCGAACGTCGCCGCCTACCGGGCCCGCAAGCGCCTGGAGGCGGAGCGCGCCGCCGAGACCGGCCGCAGCGCGGAGAAGGCCCAGCCGAGCACGCCGAGCACGGACCGCTGA
- a CDS encoding trans-aconitate 2-methyltransferase, translated as MTETAAGSDWQSWQESWDRQQEWYMPDREERFRVMLDMVEAVVGPEPTVLDLACGTGSITDRLLRRFPKATSTGVDLDPALLAIARGTFDGDDRVTFVTADLKDPGWTGLLPHDSYDAVLTATALHWLHSEPLTALYGQIGQLVRDGGVFMNADHMIDTDTPRINAAERAHRHAAMDRAKAAGALDWADWWALAAKDPALAAPTAERYRIYGEHADGDMPSARWHTRTLRAAGFGEARPVWASPSDTLVLAVK; from the coding sequence GTGACGGAGACGGCGGCGGGCAGCGACTGGCAGTCCTGGCAGGAGAGCTGGGACCGGCAGCAGGAGTGGTACATGCCGGACCGCGAGGAGCGGTTCCGGGTGATGCTGGACATGGTCGAGGCCGTGGTGGGGCCGGAGCCCACGGTGCTCGACCTCGCGTGCGGTACGGGAAGTATTACGGACCGGCTCCTCCGCCGGTTCCCGAAGGCCACGAGCACGGGCGTCGACCTCGACCCCGCGCTGCTCGCCATCGCCCGCGGCACCTTCGACGGCGACGACCGGGTCACCTTCGTCACCGCCGATCTCAAGGACCCCGGCTGGACCGGGCTGCTGCCGCACGACTCCTACGATGCCGTGCTCACCGCCACCGCTCTGCACTGGCTGCACAGCGAGCCGCTCACCGCACTGTACGGGCAGATCGGCCAACTCGTGCGGGACGGCGGCGTGTTCATGAACGCCGACCACATGATCGACACCGACACCCCCCGTATCAACGCCGCCGAACGCGCCCACCGGCACGCCGCCATGGACCGCGCCAAGGCCGCGGGCGCCCTCGACTGGGCCGACTGGTGGGCCCTCGCCGCCAAGGACCCGGCCCTCGCCGCTCCCACCGCCGAGCGGTACAGGATCTACGGCGAGCACGCCGACGGCGACATGCCCTCCGCGCGGTGGCACACCCGTACGCTGCGCGCGGCCGGGTTCGGCGAGGCGCGCCCCGTCTGGGCCTCGCCCTCGGACACCCTGGTGCTCGCGGTGAAGTGA
- a CDS encoding amino acid ABC transporter ATP-binding protein produces the protein MVKAEGVHKSFGSAHILKGIDLEVAPREVFCLIGPSGSGKSTFLRCINHLEKISAGRLSVDGELVGYRQKGDRLYELKDSEVARKRRDIGMVFQRFNLFPHMTAIENVMEAPVQVKGETRAVAHARAERLLDRVGLADKAKNYPSQLSGGQQQRVAIARALAMEPKLMLFDEPTSALDPELVGDVLDVMRGLAEDGMTMIVVTHEMGFAREVGDALVFMDDGVVVEAGHPRDVLTNPQHDRTKSFLSKVL, from the coding sequence ATGGTGAAGGCCGAGGGAGTCCACAAGTCCTTCGGCTCCGCGCACATCCTCAAGGGCATCGACCTGGAGGTCGCCCCGCGTGAGGTCTTCTGCCTGATCGGCCCGTCCGGTTCCGGCAAGTCGACCTTCCTGCGGTGCATCAACCACCTGGAGAAGATCAGCGCGGGCCGGCTCTCGGTCGACGGCGAACTGGTCGGCTACCGCCAGAAGGGCGACAGGCTCTACGAGCTCAAGGACAGCGAGGTCGCCCGCAAGCGCCGGGACATCGGCATGGTCTTCCAGCGCTTCAACCTGTTCCCGCACATGACGGCCATCGAGAACGTCATGGAGGCCCCGGTCCAGGTCAAGGGTGAGACACGGGCCGTCGCGCACGCGCGCGCCGAACGGCTGCTGGACCGGGTCGGGCTCGCCGACAAGGCGAAGAACTACCCGTCACAGCTCTCCGGCGGTCAGCAGCAGCGGGTGGCCATCGCCCGTGCGCTGGCCATGGAGCCGAAGCTGATGCTCTTCGACGAGCCGACCTCCGCGCTCGACCCGGAGCTGGTCGGGGACGTCCTGGACGTCATGCGCGGGCTGGCCGAGGACGGCATGACGATGATCGTCGTCACCCATGAGATGGGCTTCGCCCGTGAGGTGGGCGACGCGCTGGTCTTCATGGACGACGGCGTGGTGGTCGAAGCGGGTCACCCGCGCGACGTACTGACGAACCCTCAGCACGACCGGACGAAGTCGTTCCTGTCGAAGGTGCTGTAG
- a CDS encoding amino acid ABC transporter permease: MTDIKKTGPADTPPIPTPTPVPMAIKAVPVRHYGRYVSAVVAIALLAALVYAFAQGKINWSAIPDYFFDDQILQGVKNTVIITVLAMIIGVVLGVVLAVMRLSKNPVTSSIAWGYIWFFRGTPVYVQLLVWFNLGIVFEYINLGPIYKDEWSSFMTPFLCALLGLGLNEAAYMAEICRAGLQSVDEGQTEAAHALGMSHGKTLSRIVVPQAMRVIVPPTGNEVINMLKTSSLAVAVQYTELLRSTQNVSQTSGATVEMLFLAAAWYMILTSILSVGQFYLERYYARGSSRSLAATPFQKVKAGVLSLGRPNGGSM; encoded by the coding sequence GTGACTGACATCAAGAAGACAGGGCCGGCCGACACGCCGCCCATTCCCACTCCCACACCCGTGCCGATGGCCATCAAGGCCGTCCCGGTGCGGCACTACGGCCGGTACGTCTCGGCCGTCGTCGCCATCGCGCTGCTGGCCGCACTCGTCTACGCATTCGCCCAGGGCAAGATCAACTGGAGCGCGATCCCGGACTACTTCTTCGACGACCAGATCCTCCAGGGCGTGAAGAACACCGTCATCATCACCGTGCTGGCGATGATCATCGGTGTGGTGCTGGGCGTCGTGCTCGCGGTGATGCGGCTCTCGAAGAACCCGGTGACGTCCTCGATCGCATGGGGCTACATCTGGTTCTTCCGCGGCACCCCGGTCTACGTACAGCTCCTGGTCTGGTTCAACCTCGGCATCGTGTTCGAGTACATCAACCTCGGGCCGATCTACAAGGACGAGTGGTCGTCCTTCATGACCCCGTTCCTCTGTGCGCTGCTGGGCCTCGGGCTCAATGAGGCCGCGTACATGGCGGAGATCTGCCGGGCCGGGCTCCAGTCCGTCGACGAGGGGCAGACCGAGGCGGCCCACGCGCTGGGCATGAGCCACGGCAAGACCCTGAGCCGGATCGTGGTCCCCCAGGCGATGCGCGTGATCGTGCCGCCGACGGGCAACGAGGTCATCAATATGCTCAAGACCTCGTCCCTGGCGGTGGCCGTCCAGTACACCGAACTGCTGCGTTCGACCCAGAACGTCTCGCAGACCTCGGGGGCGACGGTGGAGATGCTGTTCCTGGCCGCGGCCTGGTACATGATCCTCACCTCGATCCTGAGCGTCGGCCAGTTCTACCTGGAGCGCTACTACGCCCGGGGCTCCAGCCGGAGCCTGGCGGCCACACCGTTCCAGAAGGTCAAGGCCGGAGTGCTGTCGCTGGGACGCCCGAACGGAGGCTCGATGTGA
- a CDS encoding ABC transporter substrate-binding protein, with translation MTASTTCRTTAKARIAAVCAIAVAGTMLLTACGDQTDSATKKRGETNTTENAPLADLLPQAIRDKGEIKVGSDIAYPPVEFKDKSGKTVGIDPDIGDALGRQLGVKFTFENGTFDTLLTGLRSKRYDLAMSSMTDTKDRQEGIDSETGKKVGEGVDFVDYFTAGVSIYTKKGDDRGIKTWSDLCGKKIVVQRGTVSHDLAKTENEKCGSKGTISIEAFDNDLEAQTRLRGGGADAGSSDFPVAAYAVKTSGGGNDFQLVGEQVEAAPYGIAVAKDNKDLTKAVQAALDAIIKSGEYEKIIAKWGVEAGAVSEAKINGGS, from the coding sequence ATGACCGCAAGCACCACCTGTCGTACGACCGCGAAGGCCCGGATTGCAGCGGTTTGCGCCATCGCGGTCGCCGGCACCATGCTGCTGACCGCCTGTGGCGACCAGACCGACTCCGCCACCAAGAAGCGCGGCGAGACGAACACCACCGAGAACGCCCCGCTCGCCGATCTGCTTCCGCAGGCGATCAGGGACAAGGGCGAGATCAAGGTCGGTTCGGACATCGCCTACCCTCCGGTCGAATTCAAGGACAAGTCCGGCAAGACCGTCGGCATCGACCCCGACATCGGCGACGCGCTCGGCAGGCAGCTCGGGGTGAAGTTCACCTTCGAGAACGGCACTTTCGACACGCTGCTCACCGGACTGCGCTCCAAGCGCTACGACCTGGCCATGTCGTCGATGACCGACACCAAGGACCGCCAGGAAGGCATCGACTCCGAGACCGGGAAGAAGGTCGGCGAGGGCGTCGACTTCGTCGACTACTTCACCGCCGGTGTCTCGATCTACACCAAGAAGGGCGACGACAGGGGCATCAAGACCTGGTCGGACCTCTGCGGCAAGAAGATCGTGGTCCAGCGCGGCACGGTCTCGCACGATCTGGCCAAGACCGAGAACGAGAAGTGCGGCAGCAAGGGCACGATCTCCATCGAGGCGTTCGACAACGACCTGGAGGCACAGACCCGCCTGCGCGGCGGCGGTGCGGACGCCGGCTCCTCCGACTTCCCGGTGGCCGCGTACGCGGTGAAGACCTCCGGCGGCGGCAACGACTTCCAGCTGGTCGGCGAGCAGGTCGAGGCGGCCCCGTACGGCATCGCCGTCGCCAAGGACAACAAGGATCTGACCAAGGCCGTGCAGGCCGCGCTCGACGCGATCATCAAGAGCGGCGAGTACGAGAAGATCATCGCCAAGTGGGGTGTGGAGGCCGGAGCGGTCAGCGAGGCCAAGATCAACGGCGGGTCCTGA